A stretch of the Macaca mulatta isolate MMU2019108-1 chromosome 14, T2T-MMU8v2.0, whole genome shotgun sequence genome encodes the following:
- the LOC106993260 gene encoding olfactory receptor 5W2-like — protein MTLKNCTVFTDFVFLGLSGTQGMQQGLFVLFFLIYGITVIANLGMIFLIKMDLRLHTPMYYFLSNLSFCDVCYSSTVSPKMLADFLSDQKWIPYNLCAVQMYFFGVFADVECLMLAVMAYDRYVAICNPLLYTITMSRSIRTQLVALAYVVGLVDSAIHTCCTFRLSFCNSNVINHFFCDIPPLLALSYSDTFINEIVMFTFIGCIVGCSIVTVFLSYSYIIISILKMSSPEGRQKAFSTCTSHLMAVAVFHGTLLFMYFRPSSSYSMETDKMASVFYTVVIPMLNPLIYSLRNRDVKGALKKAMNTKLCSV, from the coding sequence ATGACCCTTAAGAACTGCACTGTGTTTACTGACTTTGTATTCTTAGGACTTTCAGGTACACAGGGTATGCAGCAGGGGCTCTTCGTGCTTTTCTTCCTAATTTATGGCATAACTGTGATTGCCAATCTAGGGATGATCTTTTTGATCAAGATGGATCTCAGACTTCACACACCCATGTACTATTTCCTGAGCAATTTGTCATTCTGTGATGTCTGCTACTCTTCCACTGTCTCTCCCAAGATGCTGGCTGATTTCTTATCGGACCAAAAGTGGATTCCATATAATTTGTGTGCcgttcaaatgtatttttttggagtctttgcagatgtagaaTGTCTCATGTTGGCTGTCATGGCCTATGATCGTTATGTTGCCATCTGCAATCCACTTCTTTATACGATCACTATGTCCAGGAGTATCCGCACCCAGCTAGTGGCTCTTGCCTATGTTGTAGGTTTGGTGGATTCTGCAATCCACACCTGCTGTACATTCAGATTGTCATTCTGCAATTCTAATGTTATCAATCACTTTTTCTGTGACATCCCACCCTTGCTAGCCCTCTCCTACTCGGACACATTCATTAATGAGATAGTGATGTTCACATTCATTGGCTGTATTGTGGGGTGCAGCATTGTCACTGTCTTCCTCTCCTACAGCTACATCATAATTAGCATCCTTAAAATGAGCTCACCTGAGGGCAGACAGAAAGCCTTTTCTACCTGCACCTCCCACTTGATGGCTGTGGCTGTATTTCATGGCACACTCCTGTTCATGTATTTCCGACCCAGTTCAAGTTACTCAATGGAAACAGACAAAATGGCGTCTGTTTTCTACACAGTTGTCATACCTATGTTAAATCCTCTGATCTACAGCTTAAGGAATAGGGATGTGAAAGGTGCTCTGAAAAAAGCAATGAACACTAAATTATGTTCTGTATGA
- the LOC707814 gene encoding olfactory receptor 5W2, translating to MDWENCSSLTDFFLLGITNNPEMKVTLFTVFLAVYIINLSANLGMIVLIRMDYQLHTPMYFFLSHLSFCDLCYSTAIGPKMLVDLLSKNKSIPFYGCALQFLVFCIFADSECLLLAVMAFDRYKAISNPLHYTVSMSSRVCYLLLTGVYLVGIADALIHTTLAFRLCFCGSNEINHFFCDIPPLLLLSCSDTQVNELVLFTVFGFIELSTISGALISYYIILSVLEIHSAEGRFKAFSTCTSHLFAVAIFQGTLLFMYFQPSSSYSLDQDKMTSLFYTLVVPTLNPLIYSLRNKDVKEALKKLKNKILF from the coding sequence ATGGACTGGGAAAATTGCTCCTcattaactgatttttttctcctgggAATTACCAATAACCCAGAGATGAAAGTGACCCTATTTACTGTATTCTTGGCTGTTTATATCATTAATTTATCAGCAAATCTTGGAATGATAGTTTTAATCAGAATGGATTACCAACTTCACACACCAATGTACTTCTTCCTCAGTCATCTGTCTTTCTGTGATCTCTGCTATTCTACTGCAATTGGGCCCAAGATGCTGGTAGATCTACTTTCCAAGAACAAGTCAATTCCCTTCTATGGCTGTGCTCTGCAATTCTTGGTCTTCTGTATCTTTGCAGATTCTGAGTGTCTACTGCTGGCAGTGATGGCCTTTGATCGGTACAAGGCCATCAGCAATCCCCTGCACTATACAGTCAGCATGTCTAGCAGAGTGTGCTATCTACTATTGACTGGGGTTTATCTGGTGGGAATAGCAGATGCTTTGATACATACGACATTGGCATTCCGCCTATGCTTCTGTGGGTCTAATGAGATTAATCATTTCTTCTGTGATATCCCTCCTCTCTTATTACTCTCTTGCTCAGATACACAGGTCAATGAGTTAGTGTTATTCACTGTCTTTGGTTTTATTGAACTGAGTACCATTTCAGGAGCTCTCATTTCTTATTATATCATCCTATCAGTCTTGGAGATCCACTCTGCTGAGGGGAGGTTCAAAGCTTTCTCTACATGCACTTCCCACTTATTTGCAGTTGCAATTTTCCAGGGAACTCTGCTCTTTATGTATTTCCAGCCAAGTTCTTCCTATTCTCTAGATCAAGATAAAATGACCTCATTGTTTTATACCCTTGTGGTTCCCACGTTGAACCCCCTGATTTATAGCCTGCGGAACAAGGATGTGAAAGAGGCcctgaaaaaactgaaaaataaaattttattttaa